A stretch of DNA from Deltaproteobacteria bacterium:
CCATGAAGTACTGGAGACCAGCCTTGATGTTCAGGCCCATGAGGGCTTCCAGGGTGAAGTCGATGTAGGCTTCCAGAGTTTCGATCTGGGCCTTGCGGGCACCGGTGGCGGCGCCGGCGGCGGGATCGCCCCAATGGAACGTGCCGACCTCAACGGCGTACACGCCTTTGAGGTTCTCGTTGGCGATGAAGTCGAACCACAAGCGGGCCCTTTCCTGAGCGGTGAAGGACTCCTGGGAGACGTCGTTGTCGAAATTCAGGCTGGTACCGGCGTTGTGCCACCAGCTAAACTGGGTTTTGAACTGTCCGCGAGCGTTCAGCTCGACAGCCGAGGCCGGAAGCACACTGGCGAAGACGAAGGCAGCGGCGATGGCCAGAAGCAGAATGCGTTTCATGGTTAATCTTCCTCCTTTTGCGTTGTGAAAAGCCCGATACCGAAACACGATATGGAAGGACTTCTATCGGGGTGCCGGGCAAAGGTCAAGGGTTTTTCGTCGAAGAATTGACGAAAGTAGAAATTTTTTTACCGTACAAATTTTTGTCCCTCACTCGCCCAGGGCGGACGGTCCCTTGTCCTTGCTGTCCAGGGTATAGGTCAGGACCATGGTCTTGTCGGACTTGAGCCCGGTGATGCCCGGATGGAGGCGGACCAGGACGCAGAGCTCGTCGGCCCCGTCATTGTTCATGTCGGCCAGGACATAGTCGCATATGGCTCCCCGGATGACCTGGGTCTTCCAGAAGATGTTCAGGCCGATGCCGTCCCAGTAGAGGCTTCGGATCTCCCCTTGGGGAAAGTTCCGGTAGCTCTGGAAAAATTGGGCAGCCACGGACATGTTCTTGTTGACGATGAGCTCGAAGCGTCCGTCGCCGTCCACGTCGGCCGGAATGAGCCGGGTGGGGATGTAGTACATGTTGGGTGGGATATCGGCCCTTCTGGAACGCTGGGTTCCGGGTATGTTGCTATATTCGGCAAGGCCGATGGAAGACCCGGCATAAACGTCGGAGGTCACGGCCTGGGGGGCCATCCCCGAGGTGAAGACCCGGAGATGGTCGTTCTTGTCCGCGACGACGACCTTGTAATCAGTGCCGTCGCCTTGGGGCAGAAAGGCAAAATTGAAGACATTGGCCTCGGCGGGCAGTCGAAGGCCTCCGCCGAGTTCGTAATTTCCGCCTATGCGGACCAGTTCGTGGATTCCTGAAGAGAAAATGCGGCGCATTTCCCGCTTTTGTCCGATGAGGGTGGGCATGTAGGTCGGAGGCAGCCGAACCATGTTCAAATAGTAGGGGAGGCGGTCGTCGACGACCTTGAATTTCCCGTCGACAAAGTTGCAGACAAAGGATCTCAGGCTTTCCTCCATGAGAGACGAGACGAAGATTTCGGCCAGTCCGTCCCGGTTCAGGTCCATGGCGTTGACGTTTAGAAATTGTTCGCGCAGGGATCGCTGGAAGGTGTCCAGAAGCTGGAGTCCGTCGGGCCGCCAGCGATAGGCGTGCAAGGCGTTGTCCTGCATGATGACGACCTCGTTGGTGCCGTCTCCGTCTAGGTCGGCCACGGCCAGTCCGATGCCGGCGAAGGACAGGGTCTGACTTCGCCAGCGGCCCGGCGAGTCGGGCGAGCTCTCGTACCTGAATTGGGGGTTGAGGTAGAATTCCTGGCCGCCGGTCTCGTTGTAGGTGAACTCGGGGTTGACCCTGAGGACCTTTTCGGTTTCTTGGGCCGGGGCGGGTTCCTCGGGCCGTTTGAAGAGTGTGTCGTTGACGGTCTTGGCCATGTCTTCCAGGGCCGGGATGAGGCCGTCCAGATCGGTCTGGCGGGTTTGGGTGAACATGTTTCCGTCCTCGCCCAGGACATGGAGGTTCAGGTCACAACTCTGGCCGACGATGGCAGCCGTGCCGAAGACCAGATAGTCGATTCCGAGGTTTGACCTGACCTGTCCGGCCTGGCCGGGATCGGCGATGGGATCCATGGCCTGGACCTCGGCAGCGGCCTCGGCCCGGGGCTCAAGTCTCCCCTTCCAGTTCAGGCGGGAGGTGAGCATTGAGGGAATGGCCTTTTGGAGATAGATGAACTGGGACGGGCCCTGAATCTCGACGGGGGCGACGGCAAAGGTCTTGACCTCCTCCCCCCGGGCCTGAAAAGGAAAGATGGTCGCGATTGCGAGGAGCCACAGGCAAACATATCTCGCTGGGAACATGGGGTGTCCTCCTGAAGGCGTTGGATGCATTATTGGGTAATTGCCCCCATGACTCGGGGCCAACCTGTTTTCAATGGCATTGGCGGGCTTGTCAACCAGCACCGGAAAGCCATGACGCGATGAGCAAGGAGATGCAATGAATCGACGGCAGTTTTTCAGACGGTCCCTCCAGACCCTGGGGGTCTCGGACCCCTTGCCCGGCAAGGGGGCCAAGGACTCGGATTATTTGGACGGCCGAAAGGCCATGAGGCGGGGCGAGCAGAAAGAGGCCCTGGTTCTTTTGAACAGGGCGGCTGCAAATCATCCGGAAGATGCCGACTGTCAGAGAGCCCTTGGGCAATGCCTGTATCGGCTTCAGCGATGGGCCGAGGCCAGGGCGACCTTTGAACAGGCCCGGAATCTGGATGCCGAGGCCCAGGACCTCATCCTCCATATCGGCCTGACCATGGCCCGGGAGGAACGTTTGGACGAGGCCATGGCCTGCTGGGCGGAGTTCAACGACCCATCGGCCGTTCTCATTCGACGGGAGATTAATCTCGATAGCGCCCTGATGGATGCCGGACATCCTCCGAGCGGAGAAGAGGCCGCCCAAGGTATGGAGGAGGCCATGAAGGGATGCGGTTTATTTTGATGGGTAGCCTCCCGAGCAGTTGACCCGGACCGCATTGAATTGTCCCGTTGGGGCTCAAGATGGGGTTCAGCCCATGAGCGCGGCCATCTCGTCGCAGCAATGGGCGGCCAGGGGCAGGCTGGAGGTTAAGGCAGGGGACACGGCGTTCAGGATGTGGTAGGATCGGTCGTCCCCTTTGGAGAGAAAATCCATGACCAGCCGCCCTGAGTTTATGTCCACCATCTGGGCCCGGATACCGGGCCGCCCCCAATGGGTGAACATCCCAGGAGCAATGCCTTCCACCAGGGCTCCGGCCTGGGCCGTCAGGCAGGCCCGATCAGCCTTCATCAATTCGCCCGCGGCCAGACGCAGATAGCGGCGGCCGTTCTTGGCCAGCATGAGCATTCCGAGCCTCGTGGTCCTGGCCAAGTCCCGGCAATCGAAGTTTTCCAGAATCGAATACTGCTCGGTCCACAGGCAGGGCAAGGCCGTGGGTCCGATCTTGACCCGGCCCTTTACCGTGGTCGTGAAATGGGCTCCGAGAAATGGAAGGCGGAGGTCGGGCACCGGATAAACGTGGACGCGAAGTACCGGGGCTGAATCGTTGCCGTAGAGGTAGAGGCCTTTGAAGGGAAAGACGGCCAGACCTTGTCCGAAGCCGAAGGCCCTGGCCACCTGGTCGGCCTGGAGGCCGGCGGCATTGACCGTATACCCGGGCTGAACGATTCCGGCCGAGGTTTCGATGGCGGTTTTTTTTCGGCCGAGGAATCTGGCTCCGAGTACCACGCGGATGCCCAGAAGGCGGGCATCTCGGGCCAGAGAGGCCATGAGAGCCAAGGGGTCGATGCTGGAGGTGGTCGGCGACCAGAGGGCCCGGCCGCAGGTCCGGACCCGGGGCTCGATGGACCTGGCCTCGTATTCAGAGATCATTTGGAGGGGGACCATGTTGGCCCGGCCCCGTTCGAAGAGGAGGCAAATACCCTCCTGCTCGGCCTCGTTCCTGGCCAAGACAAGCTTGCCGCAGGGGTTGATGGGCAGACCCCGATCCAGACAATAGGCGGTCAGGGCCTCGTTGCCGACCCGGCAAAGGCGGGCCTTGAGGGTGTCGGCCGAATAGTAGAATCCGGCATGAAGGACGCCGCTGTTGCGGCCGCTGGCGTGGGCCGCCAGGCAGTTCTCCTTGTCCAGGATCGTTATCCGACAGTCGGGGTGGCGTCGGGCCAGTTCCAGGGCGACGGTCAGGCCGACTATTCCGGC
This window harbors:
- a CDS encoding VCBS repeat-containing protein, which gives rise to MHPTPSGGHPMFPARYVCLWLLAIATIFPFQARGEEVKTFAVAPVEIQGPSQFIYLQKAIPSMLTSRLNWKGRLEPRAEAAAEVQAMDPIADPGQAGQVRSNLGIDYLVFGTAAIVGQSCDLNLHVLGEDGNMFTQTRQTDLDGLIPALEDMAKTVNDTLFKRPEEPAPAQETEKVLRVNPEFTYNETGGQEFYLNPQFRYESSPDSPGRWRSQTLSFAGIGLAVADLDGDGTNEVVIMQDNALHAYRWRPDGLQLLDTFQRSLREQFLNVNAMDLNRDGLAEIFVSSLMEESLRSFVCNFVDGKFKVVDDRLPYYLNMVRLPPTYMPTLIGQKREMRRIFSSGIHELVRIGGNYELGGGLRLPAEANVFNFAFLPQGDGTDYKVVVADKNDHLRVFTSGMAPQAVTSDVYAGSSIGLAEYSNIPGTQRSRRADIPPNMYYIPTRLIPADVDGDGRFELIVNKNMSVAAQFFQSYRNFPQGEIRSLYWDGIGLNIFWKTQVIRGAICDYVLADMNNDGADELCVLVRLHPGITGLKSDKTMVLTYTLDSKDKGPSALGE
- a CDS encoding tetratricopeptide repeat protein, yielding MNRRQFFRRSLQTLGVSDPLPGKGAKDSDYLDGRKAMRRGEQKEALVLLNRAAANHPEDADCQRALGQCLYRLQRWAEARATFEQARNLDAEAQDLILHIGLTMAREERLDEAMACWAEFNDPSAVLIRREINLDSALMDAGHPPSGEEAAQGMEEAMKGCGLF
- a CDS encoding FAD-dependent oxidoreductase; this translates as MAIVNLSELPETTDFLVVGAGIVGLTVALELARRHPDCRITILDKENCLAAHASGRNSGVLHAGFYYSADTLKARLCRVGNEALTAYCLDRGLPINPCGKLVLARNEAEQEGICLLFERGRANMVPLQMISEYEARSIEPRVRTCGRALWSPTTSSIDPLALMASLARDARLLGIRVVLGARFLGRKKTAIETSAGIVQPGYTVNAAGLQADQVARAFGFGQGLAVFPFKGLYLYGNDSAPVLRVHVYPVPDLRLPFLGAHFTTTVKGRVKIGPTALPCLWTEQYSILENFDCRDLARTTRLGMLMLAKNGRRYLRLAAGELMKADRACLTAQAGALVEGIAPGMFTHWGRPGIRAQMVDINSGRLVMDFLSKGDDRSYHILNAVSPALTSSLPLAAHCCDEMAALMG